A single region of the Ahaetulla prasina isolate Xishuangbanna chromosome 13, ASM2864084v1, whole genome shotgun sequence genome encodes:
- the GDPGP1 gene encoding GDP-D-glucose phosphorylase 1 codes for MAAEGPGEAGQGGGSPAEPPEPFCYGPEELVLPGPEWPRSGAEAAGSPAWSRFDRALREGWEERLRRGLFRYRLGRLQTRVLPGRLGLVAQLNVQRATERRRPQEVRSVRQSFDPRQFNFGQIGREEVLFCLRRRGPGLASSPGTLVAINVSPLERGHVLLIPDPALALPQILTPEALLAGLEAVLLSAHPGFRLGFNSLGAFASVNHLHLHAFYLDWELSVESAPSEPLLPEAGLYLLREAPAPAFLFYCGDGRQVEPLAHRIGRATRHLTQREIAHNLFATRGAVPEGPLGSRARPGIRVILWARKACFGTKEELAFNVAVCELAGHLPTKTVQEYEGLTEASALHRIQQCLLPDSQVAQLQRELVDLLREMPPSPPWPS; via the coding sequence ATGGCCGCGGAGGGGCCCGGGGAGGCCGGGCAGGGCGGCGGGAGCCCCGCGGAGCCCCCCGAGCCCTTCTGCTACGGGCCGGAGGAGCTGGTGCTGCCCGGGCCGGAGTGGCCGAGAAGCGGCGCGGAGGCGGCCGGCAGCCCCGCCTGGTCGCGCTTCGACCGGGCGCTGCGGGAAGGCTGGGAGGAGCGGCTGCGGCGGGGCCTCTTCCGCTACCGCCTGGGCCGGCTGCAGACGCGGGTCCTGCCTGGCCGGCTGGGGCTGGTGGCCCAGCTGAACGTGCAGCGGGCGACCGAGAGGAGGCGGCCCCAGGAGGTCCGCAGCGTCCGGCAGAGCTTCGATCCCCGGCAATTCAACTTCGGCCAGATCGGGCGGGAGGAGGTGCTCTTCTGCCTGCGCCGGCGCGGCCCCGGCCTGGCCAGCTCGCCCGGGACCCTGGTGGCCATCAACGTCAGTCCGCTGGAGCGGGGACACGTGCTCCTCATCCCCGACCCTGCGCTCGCCCTGCCCCAGATCCTCACCCCGGAGGCCCTGCTGGCGGGGCTGGAGGCCGTGCTCCTCAGCGCCCACCCCGGCTTCCGCCTCGGCTTCAACAGCCTGGGCGCTTTCGCCTCCGTCAACCACCTGCACCTGCACGCCTTTTACCTGGACTGGGAGCTCTCGGTGGAGTCTGCCCCCAGCGAGCCCCTCCTGCCCGAAGCGGGCCTCTACCTGCTGCGGGAAGCCCCGGCGCCCGCCTTCCTCTTCTACTGCGGTGACGGGCGGCAGGTGGAGCCGCTGGCCCATCGGATCGGCCGGGCCACCCGCCATCTGACCCAGCGAGAGATTGCCCACAACTTGTTTGCCACGCGCGGGGCTGTCCCCGAGGGCCCCCTTGGCTCCAGAGCTCGCCCGGGCATCCGCGTCATTCTCTGGGCCCGGAAAGCCTGCTTCGGTACCAAAGAAGAATTGGCCTTCAATGTGGCCGTTTGTGAACTGGCAGGACATCTGCCCACCAAAACTGTCCAGGAATACGAAGGCCTCACGGAGGCCTCAGCGCTTCACAGGATTCAGCAATGTCTCCTCCCAGACAGCCAGGTAGCCCAGCTTCAGCGAGAGCTTGTGGACCTCCTGCGAGAGATGCCTCCCTCACCTCCATGGCCTTCCTGA